A genomic window from Thalassoroseus pseudoceratinae includes:
- the gltB gene encoding glutamate synthase large subunit, whose product MTILPFPSDRFDASNPLSGAPARNAIAKNGLPDAHGLYDPENEHDSCGVGFVANIKGKRSRQILDDADRILIHMTHRGACGCEENTGDGAGMLTALPYEFLEKVAPEAGIELPERGRYAAGLVFLPTDEAEREECKRLIAEIVAEQGQQLLGWRDVPQDADNANIGPTARAGEPQMEMLFIGAEDGIETKAFERQCFLIRKWISRRVREESELSQRLMFYVCSLSPNILIYKGMLMPSQLMPYFADLRDPDYTSHLAMVHSRFSTNTFPSWDRAQPCRMMAHNGEINTVRGNANWTFARQGLMKSDLWKDDIRKLFPVIEARGSDSNRFDNALEMLYHSGRELHEAVLMMIPEAWQNHATMPEEKRAFYEYNSAVQEPWDGPASVSFTDGHYIGAVLDRNGLRPSRYYVTHDDRVVMASEVGVLDIEPENVKIKGRLQPGRMFLVDFEQGRLIPDEEIKHAVASERPYGEWLREQRIELSELPHDNVPEQPDPDFLLDHLQAFGYTIETLKFMLIPLVNVKKDPLGSMGDDAALACLSDQPRMLYDYFKQLFAQVTNPPIDAIREEVIMSLECYIGPEGNLLDVTPEHCHRLRIPHPILTNEELAALKQLDHRGWKSKTIDITWPRSEGADGMLRALDRIRDEARQAIQDGYSLVILSDRAVSHEQVAVPSLLASGTVHHHLVAHEERTKVGIVLESGEAREVHHHCCLVGYGADAINPYMAWEALIQSRRDGILDETWTDEKIIAAYRKGVAKGMLKVMGKMGISTLASYKGAQIFEAVGLNEDVIKTAFVGTASRIKGVGLEVIAEESLRRHAIGFPERDQAKLPLLPNPGLYAYRKTGEKHSWNPHTIAAIQTAARTNDATAYQRFSEAVNEEANRNCTLRGLLKFKPGNSIPIEEVEPAAEIVKRFCTGAMSYGSISAESHETLAIAMNRLGGKSNTGEGGEDYNRFTPMPNGDSKRSAIKQIASGRFGVTAYYLTNADELQIKIAQGAKPGEGGELPGFKVNRIIAATRHSTPGVGLISPPPHHDIYSIEDLSQLIFDLKNSNPSARISVKLVSEVGVGTIAAGVAKGHADNILISGCEGGTGASPLTSIKHAGLPWELGISETHQTLVMNDLRSRVRLQTDGQLKTGRDIAIATLLGAEEYGFATAPLITMGCIMMRKCHLNTCPVGIATQDPELRKKFSGKPEHVVNYLFMVAEECRQIMAELGFRTINEMVGRVDMLEADDAIEHWKARGLDLTPILTPALKPHDNVQTYCTMAQNHGLDEVLDNKLIEKAWTAIHEGTPVRFSIPIENIDRAFGTMLSHQVAKKWESRGLPDDTIHIDVTGSAGQSFGAWLAPGVTLELEGDANDYVGKGLSGGRIIIAPPKNSGFVPEENILIGNVALYGAVMGEAYFRGMAAERFCVRNSGAKAVVEGVGDHGCEYMTGGRAVILGPTGRNFAAGMSGGIAYIYDPEDQFRINCNLEMVELERLEDSDIVELKELIENHEKYTGSTVAQKILENWQTSVSQFVKVMPTDYKRALQEMAAQAGGQQTEMATS is encoded by the coding sequence ATGACAATTCTTCCGTTTCCTTCCGATCGCTTTGACGCTTCCAATCCACTTTCCGGTGCGCCTGCCCGGAATGCGATCGCTAAAAACGGATTGCCCGATGCTCACGGGCTCTACGACCCCGAAAACGAACACGACTCCTGCGGCGTGGGATTCGTGGCGAATATCAAAGGCAAGCGTTCGCGACAAATTCTCGACGATGCGGATCGCATTCTGATTCACATGACCCACCGTGGAGCTTGCGGTTGTGAAGAGAACACCGGCGACGGAGCCGGCATGTTGACCGCGTTGCCTTATGAGTTTCTGGAGAAAGTCGCACCGGAAGCGGGAATCGAACTTCCCGAACGCGGGCGATACGCAGCCGGTTTGGTTTTTCTGCCAACCGACGAAGCCGAACGGGAAGAATGCAAACGCCTCATCGCGGAGATCGTGGCAGAGCAGGGGCAGCAACTTCTCGGTTGGCGGGACGTTCCCCAAGATGCTGACAACGCGAACATCGGCCCGACCGCTCGGGCTGGCGAACCGCAAATGGAAATGCTGTTCATCGGTGCCGAAGACGGGATCGAAACCAAAGCCTTCGAACGACAATGCTTCCTGATTCGCAAGTGGATCAGCCGTCGCGTTCGGGAAGAGAGTGAACTCTCGCAGCGGTTGATGTTCTACGTGTGCTCGCTGTCGCCGAACATTCTCATCTACAAGGGCATGTTGATGCCCTCGCAGTTGATGCCGTACTTCGCCGACTTGCGTGATCCCGATTACACCAGCCATCTGGCGATGGTGCACTCCCGATTCAGCACGAATACCTTCCCGAGTTGGGACCGGGCTCAGCCATGTCGGATGATGGCACACAACGGTGAAATCAACACCGTTCGTGGGAACGCAAACTGGACGTTCGCACGCCAAGGCTTGATGAAAAGTGACCTGTGGAAAGACGATATCCGCAAGCTTTTCCCAGTGATCGAAGCGCGTGGGTCCGACTCGAACCGTTTCGACAACGCTTTGGAAATGCTGTACCACTCCGGTCGGGAACTGCACGAAGCTGTGCTGATGATGATTCCCGAAGCGTGGCAGAATCACGCCACGATGCCGGAAGAAAAACGGGCGTTTTACGAGTACAACTCGGCCGTCCAAGAACCGTGGGACGGACCGGCATCGGTCTCGTTTACGGACGGGCACTACATCGGAGCCGTTTTGGACCGCAATGGTTTGCGTCCGAGTCGGTATTACGTCACGCACGACGATCGCGTTGTGATGGCGAGTGAAGTCGGCGTTTTGGATATCGAACCCGAGAACGTCAAAATCAAAGGTCGTCTACAACCCGGCCGGATGTTCCTGGTCGATTTCGAGCAGGGCCGTCTGATCCCGGATGAAGAAATCAAACACGCTGTTGCTTCCGAACGACCTTACGGCGAATGGTTGCGGGAACAACGGATCGAGCTGAGCGAACTGCCGCACGATAATGTTCCGGAACAACCGGACCCCGATTTCCTGCTCGATCACTTGCAAGCGTTCGGTTACACGATCGAAACGCTCAAGTTCATGTTGATTCCGCTGGTCAATGTCAAGAAAGACCCGCTGGGATCGATGGGTGACGACGCGGCGTTGGCGTGTCTCTCCGATCAACCACGAATGCTCTACGACTATTTCAAGCAGCTGTTCGCTCAGGTGACGAACCCGCCGATCGACGCGATCCGCGAAGAAGTCATTATGTCGTTGGAGTGCTACATCGGTCCGGAAGGCAACTTGCTCGATGTCACGCCGGAACACTGTCACCGTCTGCGAATTCCGCATCCGATTCTCACCAACGAAGAATTGGCCGCGCTCAAGCAGCTTGATCATCGGGGTTGGAAGTCGAAAACCATCGACATCACCTGGCCGCGTTCCGAAGGAGCCGACGGAATGTTGCGGGCTCTTGACCGAATCCGCGATGAAGCTCGGCAAGCGATTCAAGATGGATACAGCTTGGTGATTCTGTCTGACCGGGCCGTGAGTCATGAGCAGGTTGCGGTCCCGTCGTTGTTGGCGTCGGGTACGGTGCACCATCACCTCGTCGCGCACGAGGAACGCACCAAGGTGGGGATCGTTTTGGAGTCCGGCGAGGCTCGGGAAGTTCACCATCACTGTTGTTTGGTTGGCTACGGTGCCGACGCCATCAACCCGTACATGGCGTGGGAAGCATTGATTCAATCCCGTCGCGATGGCATTCTCGACGAGACTTGGACCGATGAGAAAATCATCGCCGCTTACCGTAAAGGTGTGGCGAAGGGCATGCTCAAAGTCATGGGCAAAATGGGCATCTCGACATTGGCCAGCTACAAAGGTGCCCAAATTTTCGAAGCGGTCGGGCTTAACGAAGACGTGATCAAAACCGCTTTCGTGGGAACTGCAAGCCGGATCAAAGGCGTTGGATTGGAAGTGATCGCCGAGGAATCGCTGCGACGACATGCGATCGGTTTTCCGGAACGTGACCAAGCCAAACTGCCACTGCTGCCGAACCCCGGTTTGTACGCCTATCGCAAAACTGGCGAGAAGCACTCCTGGAATCCGCATACGATTGCTGCGATTCAAACCGCCGCTCGCACCAACGATGCAACCGCCTACCAACGGTTCAGCGAAGCGGTCAACGAGGAAGCAAACCGCAATTGCACGTTGCGGGGCTTGCTGAAGTTCAAGCCGGGCAATTCCATTCCGATCGAGGAAGTCGAACCGGCTGCCGAAATCGTGAAGCGATTCTGCACCGGTGCGATGAGCTACGGTTCGATTTCCGCCGAATCGCACGAGACGCTGGCAATCGCCATGAATCGTCTTGGTGGCAAAAGCAATACGGGTGAGGGCGGAGAAGACTACAACCGTTTCACTCCCATGCCTAACGGCGATAGCAAACGATCGGCGATCAAGCAGATTGCCTCTGGTCGGTTTGGCGTGACCGCGTATTACCTCACGAATGCCGACGAACTACAAATCAAGATCGCTCAGGGAGCGAAGCCAGGGGAGGGCGGTGAGCTTCCCGGTTTCAAGGTGAACCGCATCATCGCCGCCACTCGGCATTCGACGCCGGGCGTGGGGTTGATCAGTCCGCCACCACACCACGACATCTACTCCATCGAAGACCTTTCGCAACTGATCTTCGATTTGAAGAATTCGAATCCGTCGGCTCGCATCAGTGTGAAATTGGTGTCTGAGGTCGGGGTGGGTACGATTGCCGCCGGTGTGGCGAAAGGGCACGCCGACAACATTCTGATTTCCGGATGCGAAGGTGGCACGGGGGCGTCTCCGTTGACGAGTATCAAGCACGCCGGGTTGCCTTGGGAGCTTGGCATCAGCGAGACGCACCAAACGCTGGTCATGAACGATCTCCGAAGCCGGGTCCGTCTGCAAACCGACGGCCAACTGAAAACCGGCCGGGATATCGCGATCGCGACACTGCTCGGTGCCGAGGAATACGGTTTCGCGACCGCTCCGCTGATCACGATGGGTTGCATCATGATGCGGAAGTGTCACCTCAATACTTGTCCGGTCGGCATCGCCACGCAGGACCCGGAACTCCGTAAGAAGTTCTCCGGCAAGCCCGAGCACGTCGTCAATTACCTCTTTATGGTCGCTGAGGAATGTCGGCAGATCATGGCGGAGCTGGGTTTCCGAACGATCAACGAAATGGTCGGACGAGTCGATATGCTTGAAGCGGATGACGCCATCGAGCATTGGAAGGCCAGGGGATTGGACCTGACGCCGATTCTCACCCCGGCTCTGAAACCCCATGACAATGTGCAAACCTACTGCACGATGGCACAGAATCATGGGCTCGATGAGGTTCTCGACAACAAGCTGATCGAGAAAGCCTGGACCGCGATCCATGAGGGCACGCCGGTTCGGTTTTCGATTCCGATCGAAAACATCGACCGCGCATTCGGCACAATGTTGTCGCACCAAGTTGCGAAGAAGTGGGAATCTCGCGGGCTACCCGATGACACCATTCACATCGACGTGACTGGCTCGGCAGGGCAAAGCTTTGGTGCGTGGTTGGCACCGGGAGTGACGCTCGAACTCGAAGGCGATGCCAACGACTACGTCGGTAAAGGTCTTTCCGGCGGACGGATCATCATTGCCCCTCCGAAGAACAGTGGTTTCGTGCCGGAAGAGAACATTCTCATCGGTAACGTGGCTTTGTACGGGGCTGTCATGGGTGAGGCGTATTTCCGCGGGATGGCCGCCGAACGCTTCTGCGTGCGAAACTCCGGGGCGAAGGCTGTTGTCGAAGGCGTTGGGGATCACGGTTGTGAATACATGACTGGCGGTCGTGCCGTCATCCTGGGACCAACCGGGCGAAACTTCGCGGCTGGGATGTCCGGCGGAATCGCCTACATTTACGATCCTGAAGATCAGTTCCGCATTAACTGCAATCTGGAAATGGTGGAACTGGAACGGCTGGAAGATTCCGACATCGTGGAACTCAAGGAATTGATCGAAAACCACGAGAAGTACACCGGTAGTACGGTTGCCCAGAAGATTCTTGAGAATTGGCAAACGTCGGTGTCGCAATTCGTGAAAGTCATGCCAACGGACTACAAACGGGCGTTGCAGGAGATGGCTGCCCAAGCCGGCGGTCAACAGACCGAAATGGCGACTTCATAG